The following nucleotide sequence is from Halomonas chromatireducens.
CGGTGTGGCGGCATGCCCAGCACCTGATGGCCCAACAGCTCCACCGAACCGCTTGCCTGGGGCGGATCGAGCCCTATCAGGACCCTCGCCAACGTGGTCTTGCCGACCCCGTTGCGCCCCATGACCGCAACGCACTCCTTGCCGACACGGAAGTTGATGTCCTGCAGCGCCAGCCCCAGGCCGTAATGGGCTTCGAGGCGCTCGACGCTTATCATCGTTTCAGCCATTGGCACGCCCCAGATAGATGTCACGCACGCCCTCATGGGCGGCAATTTCGTCAGGAGAACCCTCGGCGAACATTTCACCCTGATGCAACACCGAGATACGGTCGCTGAGTGCCAGCACCATCTCCATGTCGTGCTCGATCATCAACAGCGTCACCTCCTGTGGCAGGTCCTTGAGAATACCCTGTAACACCTGGCGCTCGGCATGGGAGAGCCCGGCCGCAGGCTCGTCGAGCAGCAGCAGCCGCGGTTTCTGGGCCATCACCATGGCCAGCTCCAGCTGACGCAGGGTGCCATAGGAGAGGTTGGCCACCGCCTCGTCGAGCACTGGCGTCAGCCCCAACTGGTCGGCCGTGGTCATCAGGTCATCGTCCAGGCGCGACTGCCAGGGCTGCCACAGCGATGGCAGCCGGCCGTCCCCCCTCGCCAGCGCCAGGTTCTCCCTGACCGTGACCGAGGGCACCAGGGTCGATACCTGATAGGTACGACCCAGCCCCTTGAGGGTACGCTGGATGACCGAGTCCGCGCTGATATCGTCGCCGAAGAATCGAATCTTCCCCCGGTCGGGCTTGAGTTCGCCGGCGATCATGTTGAACAGCGTGGTCTTGCCGGCGCCATTGACCCCGATCAGGCCACGCCGTTCGCCCGGCGCCACCCGCAGATGCACGTCGCTGGCCACCATCAGCGAGCCGAAGGACTTGGCCAGGCCGGCGACCTCCAGCGCCGGCTCTGGGCTCATCGAAAGCTGAGCTTCAGTCATAGTAGGGATCCGAACAGTCGCCCGGGGGAAAGTCGCGGCTATCCGGCTCTCCGGCCAGATACGTCTCGGCATCGAAGGGGCCGAACTGGCTGACATTCTCGTAGGTCTTGATCGGCACATTGACCAGGCGGCCGTCGACTTCCTGGACCTCATTGATGTAGATGTTCTGTACCGGGTTGCCGTACTCATCGAGGTGGAAGGGGCCGCGCGGCGCATCCGGCATCTCGGTCTCGCGCAGGGCGGCAATCACGGCGTCACGGTCACCGCCGTTGGCGCTTTCGAAGGCGTTCACCGCCATCTTGAAGGCCACATAGCCATGCTCGGCCGGTGCCAGCGGCATGACGTCATCGCCGTGCATGTCCCAGAAGGCGTCACGGAAGGCCAGGAAGGTATCGCTCTCCAGGCCCTCGGCATACTGCAGCGCCGAGAGACCGCCGATGGCCTGCTCACCCATCTCCGGCAGGTCGCCCACCGCGAAGAAGTTGGAGCCCCCGAGCAACGGCATGCGCGCGTCGATGCCGAAGTCGTGGTACTGCTGGAAGAATGCCAGGCCGTCGCTGCCCGCACCGTTGTAGAGGACGGCATCGCCGTCCGGCAGGGTCGCCAGGATCGAGCTGTAGTCCGAGGTACCGGTGGGGTGCCAGATGCGCTCCACCGATTCCCCGCCGGCGGCGCAGAATCCCTTGAGAAATCCACCCAGCTGGTTATAGGGGAAGGAGTAATCCTGGCCGACCGCGATGATGCGCTGATGACCGAGCTCCTCGGCCACGTACTCGCCGAAGGCGAACATGGGCTGCGCCCCGGTCCAGCCGGCGCGCACCACGTTCTCGGCACGGTCGCGCATGGTGATGTCCTCGGGGGCCGAGTAGGAGATCACCGTCGGCATCCCCGAGCCCTTGGCCCACTCCAGCCCGGCCAGGCCGGTACCGCCCAGCACCGGGCCGACTACCAGGTCGACATCGTCACGGGACTCCATGGCGCGTAGGCGATCCACCGTGGTTTCTGCATCGCCCTGGGAGTCGTAGAACTCGACTTCGATATTGAGCGCCTCGAGACGTTCGGCAAGCTCCTCCTGGGCCAGCTCCACGCCCATGCGCTGCTGCTCGCCGAAAAACGAGAACACCCCGGTCGTGGGCCCGATGACACCGATACGCAGGGTGTCGTCGGCCTGGATATGGGCTGTAGCGCCCACCGTCAGGGCGGAAATACCGCCAATGATAAGGGTCTTGGCGTGCTTCATGGCTCTTCTCCTCGGGTTGTTGTTGTCACGGAAGCCTGTGGCTTCGACTTGCGCTTGAAGTGCTGCTCGAACATTTCTGCCAGCCCACGCGGCATCAGCAGAATCGAGAGCAGCAGAACCAGACCAATCACCATCATGTGTCGGTCGGTGTACTGGGAGACCAGGGTTTCCAGGGCGATCAGGACAGCCACGCCAATAGCGGGGCCCAGCAGGCTTCGATAGCCGCCGAGGACCGCGGCGGTCAGCACCCAGACGGCGTGACCCAGGCCCAGCGGGGAGGGCGACATGATGCCCATGTCGTAGACCAGGAAGACGCCCGCCACGCCGGCGATGGCTCCGGCCAGCACGAAGGCGGTGAAGCGCGCCAGATAAACGGGATGACCCAGGGCGCGCATGCGCTGCTCGTTCTCCTGAATCCCCAGCAGCAGCAGCCCGAAGGGCGAACCGTAAAGCCGCCATACGGCGAGGAAGATCGCCACCGTGACCGTGGTGACCAGCACATAGAAGACCCGGGTATCATTGAGATCGACACCGCCATAGACCGGCATGCGCCCCCCGGCGATGCCGTTGTAGCCGCCGGTGACGTCGACCCACTGGAACGACAGCGCCCAGACCATCTGCCCCAGCGCCAGCGTCAGCATCAGGAAGCTGACCTTGCGCGAGCGCACGGTCAGCAGGCCGAAGATGAAGGCGCTGAGCGTGGTGAACAGCAGCGCCAACAGAACGACAACCGGGAAGGGCAGGCCGAAGCGCACGCCGAGAATGGCGATGGTATAGCCGCTGATGCCGGCGAAGGTGGTCTGGCACAGCGAGAACCAGCCCAGACGGCCCGCCAACAGCGAAAAACTCAGCGCCGCCAGGGCGTAGATCATCGCCCGATTGGCCTGGGAGACCGCATAGTTGCCCATTACCAGTGGCCAGGCCACCAGGGCGGCAACGATAAACAGAATGAGCAGATGTTCGCGTTTCATGCCGTCCTCCCGAACAGGCCCTGGGGCCGAAAGACCAGAATCAGGGTCATGGGTAGAAACAGGAAAAAGAGCGCGAACTGCGGCAGGTAGCCAGTAGCGAAGCTCGACACCATCCCGGTGATCAGCGCACCCACTGCCGCCCCCTTGAGCGAGCCCATGCCGCCGATGATGATCACCACCAGCGAGAGCATCAGCACCCGCACGTCGAGCCCTTGGGTCAGCGACATGTAGGAGGTACCGACCACCCCGGCGACACCGGCCAGGAAGCTGGCGACAGCGAAGACCCCGCCGAACAGCAGTGGCACATTGATGCCCTGTGACATGGCGGTCTCGCGATCGTCGACCCCGGCGCGGATGGCCGCGCCGATGCGGGTGTAGGTCATCACCAGCCACAGGGCGATACCCAGCAGCACGGCAAAGCCCATGATCAGCACCCGGAAGTAGGGATACATCATCACGCCGAGGTCCACCGGCGCCCGCAGCTCGGGAGGCAGAGGCAGGCTCACCGGCTGCCCGCCGTAGACCACCAGCAGGGCGTCGGCGATGATCAGGCCCACGGCGATGGTCAGCAGCGCCTCGGAAAGATCCATGCCGCGTACCCGCTGCAGCAGGAAGCGCTCCATCAGCAGGCCGCCCACCAGGGCGATACCGCCACCGGCGAGAATGCCCAGCGTCAGGCTGCCGGTCTCTCGAATCACCTGGACCCCGAAGTAGCCGCCCAGCAGGTAGAAGGCACCGTGGGCCAGGTTGACCACCCGCATAAGGCCGAAAGCCAGGGTCAGTCCGCTGGCCATGATGAACAGCAGTGCCGCCATGGTCAGGCCGTTCAGGGTCAGAAAATAGAAGGTGTTCATGGCCTCGCCTCCCGACTGATCGAGCGTGGCGTTTCCGGCGTGCTGTTGTTGTCGTTGAAGCACATGGCGATTCAGCCTCGGCGAACGTTCTTGAAGGCACGCGTCTGCTCGGTCAGGGCGCGCTCGGTCGGCAGGCGCTCCATGCTCGATGCCCCATAGAAGCCGTGACAGTCGGGGCAGCGCGCGAGCACGTATTCGGCGTCCTCGGGGTCGGCGATGGGGCCGCCATGGCAGAGCACGATGATGTCGTCACGTACCTCTCGGGCCGCTGCTGCCCAATCGTTGATGGCCTCTACGCAGTCATCCAGGCTCATGGCGGTCTCGGCACCGATGCTGCCACCCGTGGTCAGTCCCAGATGACAGACGATGATGTCGGCGCCGGCCTCCGTCATCGCTCGGGCGTCCTCGGCGCTGAAGACATAGGGTGTGGTCAGCAGCCCTGCCTTGCGCGCCTGCCGAATCATTTCCACTTCCTGGGAGTAGCTCATGCCGGTCTCTTCGAGATTGGCGCGGAAGGTGCCATCGATCAGGCCCACGGTGGGAAAGTTCTGCACCCCGGCGAAGCCCATCGCCTTGAGCTCGGCCAGGAAGGGCTCCATGAAGACGAATGGATCGGTGCCACAGCCCCCCGCCAGCACCGGGGTCTTCTGGGTGACCGGCAGCACCTCCCGCGCCATCTCCTTGACGATCTCGTTGGCATTGCCGTAGGGCATGATCCCGGCCAGCGAGCCTCGCCCGGCCATGCGGTAGCGCCCCGAGTTATAGATCACGATCAGGTCGATGCCGCCTGCTTCCTCACACTTGGCCGACAGGCCTGTTCCCGCACCGCCGCCCACGATGGGCTCGTTGCGTGCCACCATCGCCTGGAAATGCGCCACCAGTTCCTCTCGATTCCACTTTTTCAATTGGGCCTCCTCGGGTCCGTAGACATGATGTCCCTGAAATGCTCGACCAGGGCGGTGGCAAACTCGGGATCGTTGATATTGAAGGGATAACGAATCAGCTGACGCTGGGCGGTCTGTTCCACGGTCTCCTCCAGGGCCTCGAACAGCGCGGCATCGGCTTCAGGATCGTGGAAGGGCTGCCCGGGGGCATCGAGCAGCGAGACGCCGCCTTCAGGGAGCAGAAAGCGTACCGGCCCCTTGCAGCGGTTGAGCTTCTCGCCGATCCAGCGGCCCATGCGCGCGTTCTCTTCCGGCGTGGTGCGCATCAGCGTGACCTGCGGGTTGTGCTCATAGAGAAGGCGCTGGCGATACGCTGCCGGCACCGTATCCAAGGCACCGAAATTGACCATGTCCAGCGCCCCCACCGAGCCCACATAGGGCACCGCGGTGCGGGCCACGACATCCAGACGCTCCTCGCCAGCACTGAAGATGCCACCCATGAACAGGTCGCAGATTTCGGTGGTAGTGATATCGAGCAGCCCGGTGATCATGCCGCTGTCGGCGAGCTTTTCCATGGATTGGCCGCCGGTGCCGGTGGCATGGAAGACCAGGCAGTCGTAGTCTGATTCCAGCACGCGGGTCACCTGACCGACACAGTCGGTGGTCACCCCGAACATGCTCAGGCCGATCGCCGGCTTGCCATCATCCACCTCGGGGATGTGGCCCTTCAGCATGCCGGCCAGGGCGTTGGCCGCATTGCCGAGAACACGGCGAGAGATCCGGTTGATGCCCGCCACATCGGTGACCGAATAGATCATCGCGATATCGCTGGGGCCGACATAGGGCGCCACATTGCCCGACGCCACCGTCGACACCATCACCTTGGGTACGCCAACATCCAGGTCGCGCATGGCCGGGGTAATCAGTGCCGTTCCGCCCGATCCCCCCAAGCCGATGACACCGCCGATGTCGGAGCGGCTGGCAAGCAGCCCGCGCAGGGCCTCTGCCATGGCCGCCACCGCACGGCCACGGTCGTTGACGAACACCTCCTGGGGACCATCGGGATGGCAGGCGGCCACACCCACGGCACGAATATCCGCCGTGCCGTGGTCACCGCCACGCGTTCCCACGTCGACGATGACCGTGTCCAGGCCCGCCGCCTGCAGCAGGCCGCGAACATAGCGCAGCTCGGCGGCTTTCGTGTCGCAGGTTCCAATAATGTAAGCTTTGAAGCCCATGGCATGTCTCCACTTCCTGGCCGCCATCGTTTCGCAGCGGCCTTCTTGTTTGCACAGAGTGTTGCAGTAAGCGTGCCAGGTTGACGAGCCGCCGTATGACGGGATTTCGAGCCAACCGGCCTGGCCAGTATGGGTATAAATGGGTACCCAGATACCCGAAATTACCCGATATGACACGCAGGGATTCCAATGACAGAAGCGTTCAACGGCACGATTGGTCACCTGGTGGCCAGCCTCGAGGAAGCCCGGCAGCAGCGTGGCAGCCCTTCCCTGCTGAGCCCCATGACCGCCCGCCTGCCGGCAACGCTGGCCGATCTCGGCAGCAGCCTTCCCATTGGCGATGCCAACGGTGAGCTGCTCGACGCGCTGCGCAACAGTCCGGCTTTTCCCGAAACGACCTATGCCGGCGTACTGGCCAACGATCCTTTCCGGCTAGCGGACGACCTGCTCGAAATGCTGGCCAGGCTGGGCTGCAAGCGCGTGGCAAACTGGCCCTCTACTGCCCTGCTCAGCGGCGAGCTGGCGGAGACGCTCACCCATTCGGGGCTGGGGTACCGAGAGGAGATGGCTTTCCTGACTCAGGCACGAAAGCGCGGCTTCGCGACCCTGGCTATCGTTTCACAGCCTTCACAGCTGCCGCTGGCAATGGCCACGAAGCCCACGCAACTGATGATTGCCGCCGGCCTGTCGGCGAGCGTGGACACGTCACCGTCAGTGGAGCGAAGGGAACTGCAGGTATTGGCGAAGAGAATCAAGGCAGAGGGCAAGGCGGTATGGTGCTACGAACATGACGGCGTGGCCGAGCTCATGGCTGCCCTGCACCCGGTGGCGGAGGTCGTGATACGTCACCCACACGCGGTGGAGCGCTAGGAGCCTATCGGATTTGATCGTCACGAGAGAGTTGGATTTCGAGACAAGTTTATCGATCTGATGAGGCGAATAGCCCGCTATTTAACGAATCAGATCGAATGAAATTGGCCGAAAGACCGGATCTCGCAGTAGATCAGCGTTGAGTCCGACAGGCTCCTAGAGCAAGCCGTAATGGCGCATCTTGTTGTAAAGGGTCTTGCGCGCCAAGCCAAGCTCCGCCGCGGTTTCCTGGCGTCGAAAGCGGTTGCGACGCAGGGCATCGAGTATCCATTCCCGCTCGGTCTCCGGCAGCGCCCCGTTGCTGGAAGCTGCCTGCCAGGACGTCTCGTCCGAACGCGCCGATAACCGAGGTAGGCCCTCCCTTTGACCCGGTGGTTTAGCGTGCAGAACGGGCAAGTCTCGGACCGAGACCACCTCCCGCTCGCACATCACCACGGCACGCTCCAGCACGTTGCGCAGCTCGCGCACGTTGCCCGGCCAATGATGCTGCATCAGGGCCCGGTAGGCCGAGGCGTCCATCTCGCGCACCCGTGGATTCATTTCCCCGGCGATACGCGGCAGCAAATGACGCACCAGCAGCGGGATGTCCTCGATGCGCTCGCGCAAGGGTGGCAGGGGGATCTCCACCGCATTCAGGCGATAGAAGAGGTCTTCGCGGAACTGGCCCTCGGCAACCATGCGGCGCAGGGCACGATTGCTGGCGCAGATCAGTCGCGCATCGGTGAAGCGTGGCTCATTGCTGCCCAGCCGTTCGAAGCTACCGTCCTCCAGCACCCGTAATAGCTTGGCCTGCAGCGCCAGCTCCAGATCACCGATCTCGTCCAGCATCAGGGTGGTGCCGTGTGCCTGCTCGAAACGCCCGAGCCGGGCCTTGAGGGCGCCGGTGAAGGCCCCGGCCTCGTGGCCGAACAGTTCGCTTTCCAGCAAATCGCGGGGTATCGCCGCGCAGTTGACCGCCACCATCCGCTGGTGTCGACGCCGGCTGACCAGGTGGATGGCACGGGCCACGAGCTCCTTGCCGGTGCCGTTCTCGCCCGTTACCAGCACCGTGATATCTCTCTCCGCCACCTTGCGGATCATCTGCACGACCTCGGTGATGGCAGCCGAGCGACCGATCAGGCCGAACTCGTGGCCATCGCCCAGCCATTCGCTCTTCAGGCTGTGGATGTGGCTCTGCAGCT
It contains:
- a CDS encoding ABC transporter substrate-binding protein; protein product: MKHAKTLIIGGISALTVGATAHIQADDTLRIGVIGPTTGVFSFFGEQQRMGVELAQEELAERLEALNIEVEFYDSQGDAETTVDRLRAMESRDDVDLVVGPVLGGTGLAGLEWAKGSGMPTVISYSAPEDITMRDRAENVVRAGWTGAQPMFAFGEYVAEELGHQRIIAVGQDYSFPYNQLGGFLKGFCAAGGESVERIWHPTGTSDYSSILATLPDGDAVLYNGAGSDGLAFFQQYHDFGIDARMPLLGGSNFFAVGDLPEMGEQAIGGLSALQYAEGLESDTFLAFRDAFWDMHGDDVMPLAPAEHGYVAFKMAVNAFESANGGDRDAVIAALRETEMPDAPRGPFHLDEYGNPVQNIYINEVQEVDGRLVNVPIKTYENVSQFGPFDAETYLAGEPDSRDFPPGDCSDPYYD
- a CDS encoding branched-chain amino acid ABC transporter permease, translated to MNTFYFLTLNGLTMAALLFIMASGLTLAFGLMRVVNLAHGAFYLLGGYFGVQVIRETGSLTLGILAGGGIALVGGLLMERFLLQRVRGMDLSEALLTIAVGLIIADALLVVYGGQPVSLPLPPELRAPVDLGVMMYPYFRVLIMGFAVLLGIALWLVMTYTRIGAAIRAGVDDRETAMSQGINVPLLFGGVFAVASFLAGVAGVVGTSYMSLTQGLDVRVLMLSLVVIIIGGMGSLKGAAVGALITGMVSSFATGYLPQFALFFLFLPMTLILVFRPQGLFGRTA
- a CDS encoding sigma-54-dependent transcriptional regulator, giving the protein MAKVETLDNRRFLVGAAIGTGMTAKAAAQGGADFLLALNAGRLRVLGGPSISCMLPLADNNRAVMNFSRAEILTRVTLPVYFGACVFDPACDLEALVRQVRDAGFQGICNFPTAVHFDGPMRACLERAGVGLEREVALMRLAREAGLQTCAYVRQLDEALAMADTGVDLLCINYGWNAGGADGVPSRYSLDEAAEHARAVFEAVRSRHPGLLCTVEGGPITTPDEAQKVAEISGANGYIGGSTIDRIPLEAAVAETTSAYKAVAQLQSHIHSLKSEWLGDGHEFGLIGRSAAITEVVQMIRKVAERDITVLVTGENGTGKELVARAIHLVSRRRHQRMVAVNCAAIPRDLLESELFGHEAGAFTGALKARLGRFEQAHGTTLMLDEIGDLELALQAKLLRVLEDGSFERLGSNEPRFTDARLICASNRALRRMVAEGQFREDLFYRLNAVEIPLPPLRERIEDIPLLVRHLLPRIAGEMNPRVREMDASAYRALMQHHWPGNVRELRNVLERAVVMCEREVVSVRDLPVLHAKPPGQREGLPRLSARSDETSWQAASSNGALPETEREWILDALRRNRFRRQETAAELGLARKTLYNKMRHYGLL
- a CDS encoding phosphoenolpyruvate hydrolase family protein, producing MTEAFNGTIGHLVASLEEARQQRGSPSLLSPMTARLPATLADLGSSLPIGDANGELLDALRNSPAFPETTYAGVLANDPFRLADDLLEMLARLGCKRVANWPSTALLSGELAETLTHSGLGYREEMAFLTQARKRGFATLAIVSQPSQLPLAMATKPTQLMIAAGLSASVDTSPSVERRELQVLAKRIKAEGKAVWCYEHDGVAELMAALHPVAEVVIRHPHAVER
- a CDS encoding ABC transporter ATP-binding protein; this translates as MTEAQLSMSPEPALEVAGLAKSFGSLMVASDVHLRVAPGERRGLIGVNGAGKTTLFNMIAGELKPDRGKIRFFGDDISADSVIQRTLKGLGRTYQVSTLVPSVTVRENLALARGDGRLPSLWQPWQSRLDDDLMTTADQLGLTPVLDEAVANLSYGTLRQLELAMVMAQKPRLLLLDEPAAGLSHAERQVLQGILKDLPQEVTLLMIEHDMEMVLALSDRISVLHQGEMFAEGSPDEIAAHEGVRDIYLGRANG
- a CDS encoding phosphoenolpyruvate hydrolase family protein, with protein sequence MKKWNREELVAHFQAMVARNEPIVGGGAGTGLSAKCEEAGGIDLIVIYNSGRYRMAGRGSLAGIMPYGNANEIVKEMAREVLPVTQKTPVLAGGCGTDPFVFMEPFLAELKAMGFAGVQNFPTVGLIDGTFRANLEETGMSYSQEVEMIRQARKAGLLTTPYVFSAEDARAMTEAGADIIVCHLGLTTGGSIGAETAMSLDDCVEAINDWAAAAREVRDDIIVLCHGGPIADPEDAEYVLARCPDCHGFYGASSMERLPTERALTEQTRAFKNVRRG
- a CDS encoding Tm-1-like ATP-binding domain-containing protein, with protein sequence MGFKAYIIGTCDTKAAELRYVRGLLQAAGLDTVIVDVGTRGGDHGTADIRAVGVAACHPDGPQEVFVNDRGRAVAAMAEALRGLLASRSDIGGVIGLGGSGGTALITPAMRDLDVGVPKVMVSTVASGNVAPYVGPSDIAMIYSVTDVAGINRISRRVLGNAANALAGMLKGHIPEVDDGKPAIGLSMFGVTTDCVGQVTRVLESDYDCLVFHATGTGGQSMEKLADSGMITGLLDITTTEICDLFMGGIFSAGEERLDVVARTAVPYVGSVGALDMVNFGALDTVPAAYRQRLLYEHNPQVTLMRTTPEENARMGRWIGEKLNRCKGPVRFLLPEGGVSLLDAPGQPFHDPEADAALFEALEETVEQTAQRQLIRYPFNINDPEFATALVEHFRDIMSTDPRRPN
- a CDS encoding branched-chain amino acid ABC transporter permease — protein: MKREHLLILFIVAALVAWPLVMGNYAVSQANRAMIYALAALSFSLLAGRLGWFSLCQTTFAGISGYTIAILGVRFGLPFPVVVLLALLFTTLSAFIFGLLTVRSRKVSFLMLTLALGQMVWALSFQWVDVTGGYNGIAGGRMPVYGGVDLNDTRVFYVLVTTVTVAIFLAVWRLYGSPFGLLLLGIQENEQRMRALGHPVYLARFTAFVLAGAIAGVAGVFLVYDMGIMSPSPLGLGHAVWVLTAAVLGGYRSLLGPAIGVAVLIALETLVSQYTDRHMMVIGLVLLLSILLMPRGLAEMFEQHFKRKSKPQASVTTTTRGEEP